In Porites lutea chromosome 7, jaPorLute2.1, whole genome shotgun sequence, a single window of DNA contains:
- the LOC140943089 gene encoding zinc finger protein-like 1 homolog, with the protein MGLCKCPKKKVTTQFCFEHRVNVCEHCLVSNHPKCIVKSYLHWLQDSDYNPVCTLCNGSLAEGDVVRLICFDVFHWGCLNSYASSLPTNTAPAGYTCPNCKAAVFPPENQVSPVADQLRKVLSTAPWARVGLGLPVVPAASTNSATVTESRLTRHDADIVSHGANTLRADITGGHTDSALSTGSHPVTLGSQSSPYATPVSTKTELRATRDHHVVDVHQQNTVVPPPQQAHARNEKPSTVSRKIFNTRDSTVDSIPYDHDENKYQRRGAIDWFTRWFWSRRTRKPGPEDPNASLKRTTIILIILILGFTTLVVLFTRVGRGIADKDPFLDPMANPNIRVGDANIKSA; encoded by the exons TGCATAGTTAAGTCCTATCTACACTGGCTTCAAGACAGTGATTACAATCCTGTATGTACTCTTTGTAATGGCAGTTTAGCAGAAGGAGATGTCGTTAGATTAATTTGTTTTG ATGTGTTTCACTGGGGATGCCTGAACAGTTATGCTTCAAGTCTTCCCACAAACACAGCCCCAGCTGGATATACTTGCCCCAACTGTAAG GCAGCAGTATTTCCTCCTGAAAATCAAGTCTCCCCTGTTGCTGATCAGCTGAGAAAAGTGTTGTCTACTGCACCTTGGGCTCGGGTTGGACTTGGGCTTCCTGTG GTGCCAGCTGCTAGTACCAACAGTGCAACTGTAACAGAAAGCAGACTAACAAGACATGATGCTGATATTG TTTCTCACGGGGCAAACACACTCAGAGCAGACATCACTGGTGGACACACGGACAGTGCCCTTAGTACTGGCTCACACCCAGTCACACTTGGAAGTCAATCATCGCCTTATGCTACCCCTGTTAGTACTAAAACAGAGCTTAGAGCAACCAGAGATCACCATGTGGTGGATGTACATCAACAGAATACTGTGGTACCACCCCCACAGCAGGCTCATGCTCGCAATGAAAAACCAA GCACTGTTTCAAGAAAAATATTCAACACTCGGGACAGCACAGTGGACAGCATTCCTTATGATCATGACGAGAATAAATATCAAAGACGAGGAGCCATAGACTGGTTTACAAGGTGGTTCTG gTCTCGGAGAACTCGAAAGCCGGGTCCGGAGGATCCAAATGCGTCATTAAAACGTACCACTATTATATTAATCATCCTTATCCTCGGTTTCACCACTCTTGTGGTACTGTTCACACGAGTTGGGCGCGGAATAGCTGATAAAGACCCATTTCTCGACCCTATGGCGAATCCCAACATAAGAGTCGGAGACGCCAATATTAAAAGCGCATAG
- the LOC140943131 gene encoding uncharacterized protein translates to MFNFRGIKLHRKELYTSLSLAIASFLFGALTNDFISIINVEMPENSTHEFTFSILLLHCASFALALLGFIYNNLAEKEIGTKIGKVSVALNLGLFIPRIILELVFIEFRPEEMATAT, encoded by the exons ATG tttaACTTCCGAGGAATTAAACTTCACCGAAAAGAACTCTATACTTCGTTATCACTAGCCATTGCTTCGTTTCTTTTTGGAGCCTTAACCAACGACTTTATTTCGATTATTAACGTGGAGATGCCAGAGAACTCGACTCACGAATTTACATTTTCTATCCTG TTACTGCACTGTGCATCTTTTGCATTGGCTCTCCTTGGCTTCATTTACAATAATCTAGCAGAAAAGGAAATTGGAACTAAAATAGGAAAAGTCTCAGTCG ctttaaatTTGGGCTTATTTATTCCAAGAATAATTCTCGAATTAGTTTTCATTGAATTCCGGCCAGAAGAAATGGCGACAGCAACGTAA